A single Tuberibacillus sp. Marseille-P3662 DNA region contains:
- a CDS encoding TIGR00282 family metallophosphoesterase: MRILFVGDIYGKVGRQMVDDYLARIKSHYRPTMTIINGENSAGGRGITEKIYKSLMEAGADAITLGNHAWDNKDIFEFIDQANKLVRPANFPPGTPGEGIRFVNMNQIEVAVINLQGRTFLPAIEDPFRTADTLIEKAKQRTNVIFVDFHAETTSEKVAMGWYLQGRVSAVIGTHTHVPTADERILPEGTAYQTDVGMTGPYNGVIGVNRDAVIRKFKTSLPVRFESETGRGQLSAVIIDIDPSTGQATKIKRLLVNDDHPFND; the protein is encoded by the coding sequence ATGAGAATTTTATTTGTAGGAGATATTTATGGCAAAGTTGGTCGGCAAATGGTGGATGACTATTTGGCTCGCATTAAATCCCATTACAGACCGACGATGACCATTATTAATGGTGAAAATTCAGCGGGCGGAAGAGGGATTACGGAAAAAATATATAAGTCCTTAATGGAAGCAGGAGCGGATGCGATTACTCTAGGTAATCACGCCTGGGATAATAAAGATATTTTCGAATTCATTGATCAAGCTAACAAGCTTGTCAGACCCGCGAATTTCCCGCCGGGAACCCCAGGTGAGGGCATCAGATTTGTGAACATGAATCAGATAGAAGTGGCTGTAATTAATTTACAAGGGCGAACTTTTTTACCGGCGATTGAAGATCCGTTCAGAACGGCAGATACCTTAATTGAAAAAGCTAAACAACGGACAAATGTCATTTTCGTTGATTTTCATGCAGAAACCACGAGTGAGAAAGTGGCTATGGGCTGGTATTTACAAGGTCGGGTTTCCGCTGTTATTGGTACACACACACACGTTCCAACGGCTGATGAACGCATTCTTCCTGAGGGCACAGCTTACCAAACAGATGTCGGCATGACGGGACCTTACAACGGGGTCATCGGTGTTAATCGAGATGCAGTCATCCGTAAATTCAAGACAAGTTTACCTGTTCGATTTGAAAGTGAGACAGGGCGTGGTCAGTTGAGTGCTGTCATCATCGATATTGATCCATCAACAGGGCAGGCGACAAAAATTAAACGACTTTTAGTTAATGATGACCATCCGTTCAATGACTAG
- a CDS encoding ATP-binding cassette domain-containing protein: MIEVKNIKKQFGRKKVLNDVSLTANKGEITCIVGINGVGKTTILNAIMALTPINRGQILIDGETINKNSYEKVTFIPDAITMLPQMRISEALDFMNDFYDSWNQERATELMGFFKLKKSDQISSLSKGNRAKVNLLLGLAMDVDYVLMDEPFSGIDMFSREQIADVFTSYLVEDRGVVITTHEINDIEHLIDHVVLLDEGHVLKEFDTDEIRETEGKSVVDVMREVFQG, encoded by the coding sequence ATGATCGAAGTCAAAAATATCAAGAAACAATTTGGTCGTAAGAAGGTCCTAAATGATGTCTCGTTAACTGCTAATAAAGGCGAAATTACATGCATCGTAGGCATCAATGGTGTAGGAAAAACGACGATTCTCAATGCCATTATGGCCCTGACACCCATCAACAGAGGTCAAATTCTAATTGATGGTGAAACAATCAATAAAAACAGTTATGAAAAAGTCACATTCATTCCAGATGCCATTACGATGCTACCCCAAATGCGTATCTCTGAAGCACTCGATTTCATGAATGACTTTTATGACTCTTGGAATCAAGAGCGGGCCACCGAGTTAATGGGATTTTTTAAATTAAAGAAAAGTGACCAGATATCGAGTCTATCAAAAGGGAACCGAGCAAAGGTCAATCTATTACTTGGTTTAGCCATGGACGTTGATTATGTGTTAATGGATGAGCCTTTTTCAGGGATTGATATGTTTAGTCGTGAACAGATTGCTGACGTATTTACAAGCTATTTGGTTGAGGACCGCGGTGTTGTCATTACGACGCATGAAATCAATGATATTGAACATTTAATTGACCATGTTGTGTTATTAGATGAGGGTCATGTGCTAAAGGAATTTGACACAGATGAGATACGTGAAACAGAAGGAAAATCAGTCGTGGATGTTATGAGAGAGGTGTTTCAGGGATGA
- a CDS encoding stage V sporulation protein S codes for MDVLKVSAKSNPNSVAGALAGVLRERGSAEIQAIGAGALNQAVKSVAIARGFVAPSGVDLICIPAFTDILIEGEERTAIKLIVEPR; via the coding sequence ATGGACGTATTAAAAGTTTCAGCAAAATCGAACCCGAATTCAGTCGCTGGTGCCCTTGCTGGTGTCTTACGTGAGCGTGGATCAGCGGAAATTCAAGCGATTGGAGCGGGTGCGCTAAACCAGGCGGTAAAATCTGTAGCTATCGCAAGGGGGTTTGTTGCGCCCAGTGGTGTCGATCTCATTTGTATCCCTGCTTTTACGGATATTCTCATTGAAGGTGAAGAACGGACAGCCATCAAATTGATTGTTGAGCCGCGTTAA
- a CDS encoding glycine C-acetyltransferase, whose protein sequence is MKEQFAYLQNELDQMKEQHTFRELTPLQSEQGSRVTIDGQDVIQLSSNNYLGLTDHPRLKQAAIDAVEAYGAGTGSVRTIAGTLDMHNHLEAKLADFKHTEASLVFQSGFTTNQGVLSSILTDQDVVISDELNHASIIDGIRLTKAARKVYKHVDVNSLEEALQASHDYRVRLVVTDGVFSMDGNIAPLPEIVELCEKYDAILMVDDAHASGVLGQNGRGTVDHFDLNGRVHIQVGTLSKAIGVLGGYVASTQTLRDYLIHKGRPFLFSTSHPPAVTEACSAAIDVLQEEPELIERLWDNTQFFKEGLRSLGFDTGKSETPITPVIIGDEAQTHDMSDRLFNHGVFAQGIAFPTVPKGKARIRTIVTAQHTKEELQEALNAFEKAGQELDLL, encoded by the coding sequence ATGAAAGAACAGTTTGCTTATCTACAGAATGAATTAGATCAAATGAAGGAACAACACACATTCCGCGAATTGACCCCCCTACAATCCGAACAAGGATCGCGTGTGACCATTGATGGGCAAGACGTCATTCAATTGTCATCTAATAACTACTTAGGATTGACGGATCATCCGCGGCTCAAGCAAGCGGCTATAGACGCTGTTGAAGCTTATGGGGCTGGAACTGGATCTGTCCGTACAATTGCCGGTACACTTGATATGCATAATCATTTAGAAGCTAAGTTAGCTGATTTCAAACATACCGAAGCTTCCCTTGTTTTTCAATCGGGTTTCACAACGAACCAAGGGGTGCTGTCATCCATTTTAACTGATCAAGATGTGGTCATTTCCGATGAACTGAATCACGCGTCAATCATCGATGGTATTCGATTAACAAAGGCTGCACGTAAGGTTTACAAACATGTTGATGTCAATTCCTTGGAAGAAGCGCTTCAGGCCTCACACGATTACCGTGTGCGTCTCGTCGTCACAGATGGGGTGTTCTCGATGGACGGTAACATTGCACCGTTACCGGAAATTGTAGAGCTCTGCGAGAAATATGATGCGATCCTGATGGTCGATGATGCCCATGCCAGTGGTGTTTTGGGACAAAATGGCCGCGGAACGGTTGACCATTTTGACTTAAATGGACGAGTTCATATCCAAGTAGGTACTCTTAGTAAAGCAATTGGTGTCTTGGGGGGCTATGTAGCCAGTACGCAAACCCTTCGCGATTACCTTATTCACAAAGGACGTCCGTTCTTATTCAGCACCTCACATCCACCAGCTGTGACAGAAGCTTGTTCGGCTGCCATTGATGTCTTACAAGAAGAACCTGAATTAATCGAGCGTCTATGGGATAATACTCAATTTTTCAAAGAAGGACTGAGGTCTTTAGGATTTGATACAGGTAAAAGTGAGACCCCGATTACACCAGTCATCATTGGTGACGAGGCCCAAACTCATGACATGTCTGATCGACTATTTAATCATGGCGTGTTCGCGCAAGGGATTGCGTTTCCAACGGTGCCAAAAGGGAAAGCTCGTATTCGTACAATCGTCACTGCTCAGCATACGAAAGAAGAGTTACAAGAAGCGCTTAATGCTTTTGAGAAAGCCGGTCAAGAATTGGATCTTCTTTAA
- the miaB gene encoding tRNA (N6-isopentenyl adenosine(37)-C2)-methylthiotransferase MiaB, producing the protein MDEKHRQHHDIVEPNTNQSSSGENKALKDKTSADFAKYFEQTFQPPNLKEARRRRKKRVEYLDDFSIPEDIQGIGEGRKYLIRTYGCQMNEHDTEVMAGILEEIGYESTDQDEEADIILLNTCAIRENAENKVFGEIGNLKHLKQEKPELILGVCGCMAQEEAVVNRIMQKHQHVDLIFGTHNIHRLPHLVKEAFFSKEMVLDVWSKEGDVIENLPRRRKGNIRAWVNIMYGCDKFCTYCIVPYTRGKERSRQPEEIIEEVRHLARQGYKEITLLGQNVNAYGKDINDGEYRLSDLMDDIRTIAIPRVRFTTSHPWDFTDDLINVLAKGGNLVEHIHLPVQSGNSDVLKIMGRNYSRESYLELFYKLKEAIPHASFTTDIIVGYPNETEEQFQDTLSLVEECQFDGAYTFIYSPRPGTPAAKMEDNVSQDVKKDRLQRLNELVNQQSAKSNEKFQDKMVEVLVEGVSKKDENVLTGHTRTNKVVNFRGPQSLIGELVNVRVTQTKTWTLDGEIVEEAGVVNE; encoded by the coding sequence ATGGACGAGAAACATAGACAACACCACGATATTGTGGAGCCGAATACAAATCAATCCTCATCGGGTGAAAATAAAGCCCTTAAAGATAAAACGTCCGCTGATTTTGCCAAGTATTTTGAGCAAACGTTTCAGCCACCTAATTTAAAAGAAGCCCGTCGTCGCCGGAAAAAGCGGGTCGAATACTTAGATGATTTCTCGATTCCAGAAGATATTCAAGGGATCGGAGAAGGGCGTAAGTATTTAATTCGAACATATGGCTGTCAAATGAACGAGCATGATACCGAAGTCATGGCCGGGATATTAGAGGAAATCGGTTATGAAAGTACCGATCAAGACGAAGAGGCAGACATCATTTTATTGAATACGTGTGCGATTCGTGAAAATGCCGAGAATAAAGTGTTCGGTGAGATTGGCAATCTGAAACATCTCAAGCAAGAAAAGCCGGAGTTAATTCTGGGCGTTTGCGGATGCATGGCGCAAGAAGAAGCCGTTGTGAATCGCATCATGCAAAAGCACCAGCACGTTGACTTGATCTTTGGCACTCATAACATTCATCGGTTACCACACCTAGTTAAAGAAGCATTCTTTAGCAAGGAAATGGTTCTTGATGTCTGGTCTAAAGAAGGTGACGTGATTGAAAACTTGCCGCGGCGGCGTAAAGGCAATATTCGTGCATGGGTGAACATTATGTATGGTTGTGACAAATTCTGCACGTATTGTATTGTACCCTATACACGCGGGAAAGAACGCAGTCGTCAGCCCGAAGAAATCATCGAGGAAGTTCGTCATTTGGCCCGTCAAGGCTACAAAGAAATTACGTTGTTAGGTCAAAACGTTAATGCGTACGGAAAAGATATTAATGATGGCGAATATCGTTTGAGCGATTTAATGGATGATATTCGTACGATTGCGATTCCGCGTGTTCGATTTACAACTAGCCATCCATGGGACTTTACGGATGATTTGATAAACGTTCTGGCCAAAGGCGGGAATTTGGTTGAACACATTCATTTACCTGTACAATCCGGAAATTCTGATGTCCTTAAGATTATGGGTCGGAACTATAGCAGAGAATCTTACCTTGAATTGTTCTATAAATTGAAAGAAGCGATTCCGCATGCGTCATTCACCACAGATATTATTGTGGGCTATCCGAATGAAACGGAAGAACAATTCCAGGATACGTTGTCACTCGTTGAAGAATGCCAATTTGATGGAGCCTATACGTTCATTTATTCTCCACGTCCCGGCACACCGGCCGCCAAAATGGAAGACAATGTCTCCCAAGACGTCAAGAAGGATCGCTTGCAGCGTTTAAATGAGCTGGTTAATCAACAGTCAGCGAAGAGTAATGAAAAATTTCAAGACAAAATGGTCGAAGTTCTCGTTGAAGGCGTTAGTAAAAAGGACGAAAATGTGTTGACAGGTCATACTAGGACGAATAAAGTCGTTAATTTCCGCGGCCCACAATCACTTATTGGTGAACTCGTCAATGTTCGTGTGACCCAAACCAAAACATGGACCTTGGATGGAGAAATTGTTGAAGAAGCAGGAGTGGTTAACGAATGA
- a CDS encoding Na/Pi cotransporter family protein, with protein MDIDVQKLIFEFVGGLGIFLFGIKYMGDGLQKSAGSRLREILNKFTTNPIMGIITGAIVTILIQSSSGTTVLTVGLVNAGFMTLRQAIGVIMGANIGTTATAFIIGVDLEQYALPAIAVGTLLIFFFNKQRVNYIGQIIFGLGALFYGLKLMSGAMEPLRSLQSFHDLTVNMSEHTILGVVIGAVFTLVVQSSSATIGILQALFDQGAIKLHAALPVLFGDNIGTTVTALFAAIGATVAAKRAALVHVIFNLLGTVIALFLISFYRNFIDFLGEALNLNSEMQLAFAHGIFNISNTIIQFPLIGVLAYVVTKLIPGNDSVIDQPSKLDPIFIEQSPSVALGQAQLETLRMGGLSKTGLQEAYKYLIDNQKKHAQQVAQSEEAINDFDKKITDYLIKLSSTHLSDAESSQHSMLMDGVRDIERIGDHTENIIELIDYKREHKVSMTQLAMEDLEEMFNLTISTLQEALTALENNDVAKAKDVLEMEDEIDQMERTLRKKHIMRLNKGECSGSAGIVYVDILSNLERIGDHSVNIAERI; from the coding sequence TTGGATATAGACGTTCAGAAGCTCATATTTGAATTTGTCGGCGGACTGGGGATTTTCCTGTTCGGTATAAAGTATATGGGAGATGGCTTACAAAAATCGGCAGGAAGCCGTCTTCGCGAAATATTAAATAAATTCACAACAAACCCGATCATGGGGATTATTACGGGTGCGATTGTCACCATATTGATCCAAAGTAGTTCAGGGACAACGGTATTAACGGTCGGGCTTGTTAATGCTGGCTTTATGACGTTGAGACAAGCTATTGGTGTTATTATGGGGGCCAACATTGGCACAACAGCAACCGCCTTTATTATTGGTGTAGATTTAGAACAATACGCCTTACCGGCTATCGCTGTAGGAACTTTGTTAATTTTCTTCTTCAATAAACAGAGAGTTAATTACATTGGTCAAATCATCTTTGGTCTCGGTGCCCTCTTCTATGGGCTTAAATTAATGAGTGGGGCGATGGAACCCCTTCGTTCTTTGCAGTCATTTCATGATTTAACTGTGAATATGAGCGAACATACGATCTTAGGCGTTGTTATCGGAGCTGTTTTCACCTTAGTGGTTCAAAGTTCAAGTGCTACCATCGGTATTTTGCAAGCTTTATTTGATCAGGGAGCGATTAAGCTTCATGCAGCTTTACCAGTCTTGTTTGGTGATAACATCGGAACAACGGTGACGGCGTTGTTTGCTGCGATTGGTGCAACAGTTGCGGCCAAAAGAGCAGCTTTGGTGCACGTGATCTTCAACTTATTAGGGACCGTCATTGCCTTATTCCTTATTAGCTTTTATAGAAATTTTATTGATTTTCTTGGCGAAGCGTTGAATTTGAATTCAGAGATGCAGCTAGCTTTTGCCCATGGGATTTTTAACATCAGTAATACAATCATCCAATTTCCATTAATCGGTGTTCTAGCCTATGTAGTAACTAAATTGATTCCAGGTAATGACTCTGTCATTGATCAACCATCGAAACTTGATCCCATTTTCATTGAACAGTCACCCTCAGTAGCATTAGGACAGGCACAACTGGAAACCTTGCGTATGGGTGGCCTTTCGAAAACGGGTTTACAGGAAGCTTATAAGTATTTAATAGACAATCAGAAAAAACACGCCCAACAGGTTGCGCAATCTGAAGAGGCGATTAATGATTTTGACAAAAAAATCACGGACTATCTAATAAAGTTATCATCAACACATTTATCCGATGCTGAATCCAGTCAACACTCCATGCTAATGGATGGTGTTCGTGACATTGAACGGATTGGTGACCATACGGAGAATATTATTGAACTCATTGATTATAAACGCGAACACAAGGTTTCGATGACGCAGTTGGCAATGGAAGATTTAGAGGAAATGTTCAATTTAACCATATCGACGCTGCAGGAAGCACTTACAGCCCTCGAAAATAATGATGTTGCCAAAGCTAAGGACGTTCTTGAAATGGAAGATGAAATTGATCAAATGGAGAGAACGCTGCGGAAAAAACACATTATGCGGTTGAATAAGGGTGAGTGCTCAGGGTCAGCAGGGATTGTCTATGTTGATATCCTTAGCAATTTGGAACGGATTGGTGATCATTCCGTCAACATCGCTGAGCGTATATAA
- the tdh gene encoding L-threonine 3-dehydrogenase: MEGKMKAIIKHHRGYGAELQMVDIPQISPDEVLIKVNATSICGTDVHIYTWDDWAASRVQPPYVFGHEFSGEVVELGRNVDSVNVGDRVSAETHIVCGTCKQCLEGKYHICQNTQIIGVDRNGCFAEYVALPAKNLWRNSQETSDNMASVQEPMGNALQTVFASDVAAKDVAIIGCGPIGLMAVGIAKAAGARQVIAIDLNDYRLDLAEKMGATTILHAGNTDPIAEVYARTHDNGVDVACEMSGAPIAVKQALQMTTNGGDVNILSLPTQDVPVNFTDDVVFKGLKIQGITGRKIFETWQRVSGLLASGQVDLTPMMTHELPLEDFDKGFELMVQGQCGKVVLRP; encoded by the coding sequence GTGGAAGGAAAGATGAAGGCGATCATCAAACATCATCGTGGATATGGCGCTGAATTGCAGATGGTCGATATTCCGCAAATTTCACCTGATGAAGTGTTAATTAAAGTGAATGCAACATCTATATGTGGGACGGATGTGCATATATATACTTGGGATGATTGGGCTGCTAGCCGTGTCCAACCACCATACGTATTCGGACATGAATTTTCCGGAGAAGTCGTTGAACTTGGGCGAAACGTGGACAGTGTCAACGTAGGTGATCGCGTGTCAGCAGAAACGCATATTGTTTGTGGGACGTGTAAGCAGTGCTTGGAAGGAAAGTATCATATTTGCCAAAACACCCAAATTATTGGTGTTGATAGGAATGGCTGTTTTGCCGAATATGTCGCACTTCCAGCCAAGAATCTATGGAGGAACAGTCAAGAAACTTCAGACAACATGGCATCAGTTCAAGAGCCGATGGGGAATGCGTTACAAACGGTATTCGCTTCTGACGTCGCTGCGAAGGATGTCGCAATTATTGGCTGCGGACCGATTGGACTTATGGCTGTCGGTATTGCTAAAGCTGCCGGCGCTCGTCAAGTGATAGCTATTGATTTGAATGACTACCGGTTGGATCTTGCGGAAAAGATGGGAGCTACGACGATTCTTCATGCAGGAAATACTGACCCGATTGCCGAAGTGTACGCACGAACGCATGACAATGGCGTTGATGTTGCCTGCGAAATGTCCGGTGCACCGATTGCCGTTAAGCAAGCGTTACAAATGACGACCAATGGCGGTGATGTGAATATATTGAGTTTGCCGACCCAAGATGTACCGGTTAATTTCACGGATGATGTTGTATTTAAAGGACTAAAAATCCAGGGGATTACTGGCCGGAAAATTTTTGAAACGTGGCAACGTGTCTCCGGATTGCTAGCATCCGGACAAGTTGATTTAACACCAATGATGACCCATGAATTGCCACTTGAAGACTTTGACAAAGGCTTTGAGTTAATGGTTCAAGGGCAATGCGGCAAAGTCGTTTTACGACCATAA
- a CDS encoding polysaccharide deacetylase family protein — translation MGLISPFATVQASTYPLQTTFPDIMMYKAHTNKKVIALTFDDGPDQRFTPDILDVLNQHHVNATFFLMGSRVAKYPHVAKRIVKTGHAAGNHTYWHPQLTKTGVHNMKWEINKTEQQIQAATGTKPKLFRAPYGALNKTLVKKLGGMGYKGIGWSIDTNDWKELSARSIVNRVFNNVHPGAIILMHSAGHGTQDLSGTVHALKKMIPRLKKKGYRFVTIPELWSLEHENMSKDLHQ, via the coding sequence GTGGGTTTGATTAGTCCTTTTGCTACAGTACAGGCCTCAACCTACCCATTACAAACGACATTTCCAGATATCATGATGTATAAGGCTCACACGAATAAAAAAGTGATTGCCTTAACCTTTGACGATGGGCCAGACCAGCGTTTTACGCCAGACATTTTGGACGTATTAAACCAACATCATGTGAACGCAACCTTTTTCCTGATGGGATCTCGTGTTGCAAAATATCCACATGTTGCCAAGCGGATCGTCAAAACGGGACATGCGGCAGGCAATCATACTTATTGGCATCCGCAATTGACAAAAACCGGTGTACACAATATGAAATGGGAAATCAATAAAACGGAGCAACAAATTCAAGCAGCGACAGGAACGAAACCGAAGCTATTCAGAGCCCCTTATGGCGCGTTAAATAAAACATTGGTCAAAAAACTCGGGGGCATGGGATATAAAGGGATTGGTTGGTCCATTGATACAAACGACTGGAAAGAATTATCTGCAAGAAGCATTGTTAATCGAGTTTTTAACAACGTTCATCCTGGTGCCATTATTTTGATGCATAGTGCCGGCCATGGGACACAGGATCTGTCTGGAACTGTTCACGCTCTGAAAAAAATGATTCCGCGTCTAAAAAAGAAAGGATACCGTTTTGTTACGATCCCGGAACTATGGTCTTTAGAACATGAAAACATGAGTAAGGATCTTCATCAATAG
- a CDS encoding tubby C-terminal domain-like protein, whose amino-acid sequence MYEYRFYNTVSTEPASIYDGNEDIIGTLTKVYSSPIKKALDFGGQWFVEYKITDGKDELVFQSKKDLRIHKKRQYHIFYYKNDDEYYVNLVDHKSLDLGERTTFNYNGDTYELEATQFNWARIKKDDSVIAAWKSSLNPPYMAYFKLMDEAYEHEVLFLMGVFHTYLHPA is encoded by the coding sequence ATGTATGAATATCGATTTTATAATACTGTTTCCACAGAACCAGCATCCATCTATGACGGAAACGAGGACATCATTGGCACCCTTACAAAAGTGTACAGTAGTCCGATCAAAAAGGCTTTAGACTTTGGGGGGCAATGGTTCGTCGAATATAAGATCACAGACGGAAAAGACGAATTAGTGTTTCAATCAAAAAAGGATCTTCGTATTCACAAAAAAAGACAGTATCATATTTTCTACTATAAAAATGATGATGAGTACTATGTCAATTTGGTTGATCATAAATCTTTGGACCTCGGCGAGAGGACAACATTTAATTATAATGGGGATACTTATGAATTAGAAGCTACACAGTTTAATTGGGCGAGAATTAAAAAAGATGACTCAGTGATCGCTGCCTGGAAATCTTCTCTTAATCCGCCCTATATGGCTTATTTTAAATTAATGGATGAAGCCTATGAGCATGAGGTATTGTTTCTAATGGGCGTTTTTCATACGTATCTTCATCCCGCTTAA
- a CDS encoding GntR family transcriptional regulator codes for MNTRINNRDPVYVQVVHYFKEQIATGMFEPGQEIPSRRELAHRLKINPNTAQRAYKKMEEEGLIYTERNLPSRITKDEQILGSVREELILEAVNTFVGSIRSINVPVEDVLELVKEKYTQEDNK; via the coding sequence ATGAATACGCGTATTAATAATCGAGATCCGGTGTATGTTCAGGTCGTACATTACTTTAAAGAGCAAATCGCAACAGGTATGTTCGAACCTGGGCAAGAGATACCGTCACGAAGAGAATTAGCCCACAGGCTCAAAATAAATCCTAATACAGCTCAACGTGCATATAAGAAAATGGAGGAAGAAGGATTGATTTATACCGAGCGAAATCTGCCAAGTAGAATCACAAAAGATGAACAGATTCTAGGATCGGTAAGAGAAGAACTTATCTTAGAAGCTGTGAATACATTCGTCGGTTCCATACGCTCCATTAATGTTCCTGTGGAGGACGTTTTGGAATTGGTCAAAGAAAAATATACACAAGAAGATAATAAATAA
- a CDS encoding dipeptidase: MKLFDAHCDVLYKMHLDSSVDFARSDQLHIDLESLRSSGAKVQCFALFVPDTVPQEIKFKTVLDMIDIFHEKIIAPYDDVVHVRSKREIAELGEGQIGAMLTLEGCDAIDTDPVKMRTLFRLGVRAVGLTWNNANAVADGAQESRWSGLTDFGREVVRMNNDFNVWTDVSHLSEPAFWDVLDIAKYPMASHSNCKTLCDHPRNLTDEQIKALLAQGGVMGVTFVPDFLNTSGEANIQDILYHVDHICSLGGGKQIGFGSDFDGIDHTPEHLSSYADYHHLIDLLLKHYSEDQVQGFLFNNFYAALPKSI; the protein is encoded by the coding sequence ATGAAATTATTTGATGCTCATTGTGACGTATTATACAAGATGCATCTTGATTCAAGCGTTGATTTTGCTCGTAGTGATCAGTTACATATTGATTTGGAAAGTTTGCGGTCGTCAGGGGCTAAAGTGCAGTGTTTTGCTTTGTTCGTCCCGGATACCGTCCCGCAGGAGATTAAGTTTAAAACCGTGCTCGATATGATCGATATCTTTCACGAAAAAATCATTGCCCCTTACGATGATGTTGTCCATGTTCGTAGCAAACGGGAGATTGCTGAATTAGGGGAGGGTCAAATCGGAGCAATGTTGACCCTGGAAGGCTGCGATGCTATTGATACGGATCCTGTAAAAATGCGTACATTGTTCCGTCTAGGGGTTCGAGCAGTGGGGCTGACTTGGAATAATGCCAATGCGGTTGCCGATGGTGCGCAAGAAAGTCGGTGGAGCGGACTAACTGACTTTGGACGTGAGGTCGTGCGGATGAACAATGATTTCAACGTTTGGACCGATGTTTCCCACTTGTCTGAACCCGCATTCTGGGATGTTTTGGACATCGCCAAGTATCCGATGGCATCTCATTCTAATTGTAAAACATTGTGTGATCATCCTCGTAATTTAACCGATGAACAAATTAAAGCTCTATTGGCTCAAGGTGGTGTCATGGGTGTGACGTTTGTGCCTGATTTTTTAAATACGTCAGGTGAAGCAAATATTCAAGATATTTTGTACCACGTTGATCATATTTGTTCCCTCGGTGGTGGAAAACAAATTGGCTTTGGGTCAGATTTCGATGGGATCGATCATACACCGGAACACCTGAGCTCATACGCCGACTATCACCATCTTATTGACTTGTTATTAAAACATTATTCAGAAGATCAAGTGCAAGGCTTTTTATTTAACAATTTTTATGCAGCCTTGCCGAAATCCATTTGA